Proteins from one Telopea speciosissima isolate NSW1024214 ecotype Mountain lineage chromosome 1, Tspe_v1, whole genome shotgun sequence genomic window:
- the LOC122648752 gene encoding pentatricopeptide repeat-containing protein At3g61520, mitochondrial, whose amino-acid sequence MRAKRASSAQLTKLVLLPKNPTRKELSLFLFLRHFSLDVSSSATTTTTTTTAAAADDDAEAVTRVVELLQSQDVNWEGEKLRQLLSSSNSPFTHFRLLQIIRRVGDSSKALKFLEWIEQYTSSSSSSPISSSLPQAPSASVYQALFELASREPDYDQKLSQLLLTSKARGVPLTRDSASLLIRCFGRAQMAMESVRVFNDLDPSLRNTYLYNTLIDVLFKSDRTDDALRILNDMLAPDSSSPPNDVTGSIVFSALLKRNQPRRVVSGEEIIELISKMGESGVFPDAVRLTQLVTKLCRSGNTGRAWDVLHLVMKMGGAVEVPSCNSLLTGLGRERDLERMNLLMSEMKQIGIQPSVVTFGILINNLCKSRRVDEALQVFEKMSTEGENAGVAVQPDVITFNTLIDGLCKVGRQEEGLTLVDRMKSQLSCSPNIVTYNCLIDGFCKAGEIERSHELLERMKEEGVPPDVVTLNSLVDGMCSHGRISRAVEFFRDMQRSGLKGNVVTYTTLINAFCHVNNIDKAMELFEEMVGSGCCRDPVVYYTLISGLGRAGRLDDAWSFALKMQEAGFHLDTMSYNILISGFCKKKKLDKAYEMLKQMEKEGIRPDGVTYNTLIGTLSKEGDFSTAHQVMRKMIDEGLVPTVVTYGALINGYCRAGLLDEAMKIYRDLGSTSKIPPNTVIYNILIDSHCKDKKIEAALSLMDEMHIKGVPPSTTTYNALFKGLQEKNWLDKAFELMDQMHTKACNPDYVTMEILTEWLSAVGETAKLKRFVEGYEVSVSNM is encoded by the coding sequence ATGAGAGCGAAGAGAGCATCGTCAGCACAACTGACAAAGCTGGTTCTGTTGCCCAAAAACCCAACGAGGAAAGAgctttccttatttttatttcttcgCCATTTCTCACTCGATGTCAGCAGCtctgcaacaacaacaacgacgACGACGACCGCAGCGGCAGCAGATGATGATGCAGAGGCCGTGACCCGGGTTGTAGAGCTACTCCAAAGCCAAGATGTTAACTGGGAGGGTGAAAAACTCCGGCAGCTTCTGTCCTCATCTAATTCACCATTCACCCATTTTCGTCTCCTCCAAATCATCCGACGAGTGGGTGACAGCTCCAAAGCTCTTAAATTCCTTGAATGGATCGAACAATAtacttcatcatcatcgtcatcaccGATCTCGTCGTCTCTCCCGCAGGCGCCCTCTGCCTCCGTCTATCAGGCCTTGTTCGAGCTCGCTAGCAGAGAACCCGACTATGACCAAAAGCTATCCCAGCTCCTTCTGACATCCAAAGCTCGTggcgtccccctcacccgcgacTCCGCATCACTTCTCATACGTTGTTTCGGCAGAGCCCAGATGGCCATGGAATCTGTACGAGTCTTCAACGACCTCGATCCATCGCTTCGGAACACATACCTTTACAATACCCTCATCGATGTCCTCTTCAAGTCGGACCGCACAGATGATGCTCTGCGTATCCTCAATGATATGCTTGCGCCCGATTCATCGTCTCCTCCCAATGATGTCACTGGTTCTATTGTCTTCTCGGCATTATTGAAAAGGAATCAACCAAGAAGGGTGGTCAGTGGGGAAGAAATAATTGAACTGATCTCCAAAATGGGTGAGAGCGGGGTTTTCCCTGATGCAGTACGACTAACTCAATTGGTTACCAAGCTCTGCAGAAGCGGTAATACCGGCCGGGCTTGGGATGTTCTCCACCTCGTGATGAAGATGGGCGGAGCAGTGGAGGTTCCATCTTGCAATTCCCTCTTGACAGGATTGGGCCGAGAGAGAGATTTGGAGAGGATGAACTTGCTCATGTCTGAGATGAAGCAGATAGGCATTCAGCCTAGTGTTGTAACTTTTGGAATTCTGATCAATAACCTCTGCAAATCACGCAGGGTCGATGAGGCACTACAGGTGTTTGAGAAAATGTCTACGGAAGGAGAAAACGCTGGGGTGGCTGTTCAACCGGATGTAATCACTTTCAATACTCTGATTGATGGGCTCTGCAAAGTGGGAAGGCAAGAAGAAGGCCTGACTTTGGTTGATCGGATGAAATCCCAGCTTTCCTGCTCTCCTAATATCGTTACCTATAACTGCTTGATTGACGGATTCTGCAAGGCAGGAGAGATTGAGAGGTCGCATGAGCTCCTTGAACGAATGAAGGAAGAGGGTGTTCCTCCCGATGTGGTCACGCTGAACAGCCTGGTTGATGGGATGTGCTCCCATGGCAGGATTAGTCGAGCCGTTGAGTTCTTTCGTGATATGCAGAGAAGTGGTCTGAAAGGAAACGTAGTCACTTACACGACCTTGATCAATGCTTTCTGCCATGTGAACAATATTGATAAAGCAATGGAATTATTTGAGGAGATGGTCGGTTCTGGTTGTTGCCGTGATCCCGTAGTGTACTACACATTGATCTCTGGCTTGGGCCGTGCAGGGAGGTTGGATGATGCTTGGTCCTTTGCATTGAAAATGCAGGAAGCTGGGTTCCACCTTGACACAATGAGCTACAACATTCTTATCAGTGGATTctgtaaaaagaagaaattggatAAGGCGTATGAGATGCTTAAACAGATGGAAAAGGAAGGCATTCGACCTGATGGAGTCACCTATAACACACTGATTGGGACTTTGAGCAAAGAAGGGGATTTCTCCACTGCACATCAAGTGATGAGAAAGATGATTGACGAGGGTCTTGTGCCTACAGTCGTAACCTATGGTGCACTGATCAATGGCTATTGCAGAGCTGGTCTCCTTGATGAAGCCATGAAGATATACAGAGACTTGGGTTCCACTTCAAAGATCCCACCCAATACTGTTATTTACAATATTCTGATTGACTCCCACTGCAAAGATAAGAAGATTGAAGCAGCCCTCTCTCTAATGGATGAGATGCACATTAAAGGCGTTCCCCCAAGCACTACTACATACAATGCCTTGTTCAAGGGTCTTCAGGAGAAAAATTGGTTGGATAAAGCATTTGAGCTGATGGATCAGATGCATACAAAGGCCTGTAATCCTGATTATGTAACCATGGAGATTCTCACTGAGTGGCTTTCAGCTGTAGGTGAGACAGCCAAATTGAAAAGGTTTGTGGAGGGTTACGAGGTTTCTGTTTCGAACATGTAG
- the LOC122643460 gene encoding probable NADH dehydrogenase [ubiquinone] 1 alpha subcomplex subunit 5, mitochondrial, with translation MFLRRFAGPLLAKVKETTGIVGLDVVPNAREVLISLYSKTLKEIQTVPEDEGYRKAVESFTRHRLKVCQEEEDWEQIEKRIGCGQVEELIEEAQDELKLMAKMMEWDAWGVPEGYECEVIENDAPVPKHVPLHRPGPLPEEFYKTLETVSSVPTKDEQATIAKESQPKE, from the exons atgtTCCTTCGGAGGTTCGCTGGGCCATTGTTGGCGAAGGTGAAGGAGACGACTGGGATCGTAGGCCTGGATGTGGTGCCGAACGCAAGGGAAGTGTTGATCTCACTCTACTCGAAGACCTTGAAAGAGATCCAAACCGTACCCGAGGACGAAGGTTACAGGAAGGCTGTGGAGAGCTTCACAAGGCATCGGCTCAAGGTATGCCAGGAAGAAGAGGATTGGGAGCAGATCGAGAAGCGCATCGGCTGTGGTCAGGTCGAGGAGCTCATCGAGGAGGCCCAGGACGAGCTTAAACTCATGGCCAAGATGATGG AGTGGGACGCTTGGGGTGTGCCTGAAGGTTATGAATGTGAGGTTATTGAGAACGATGCTCCAGTTCCTAAGCATGTCCCTCTGCACCGACCAGGTCCTCTTCCAGAGGAGTTCTACAAGACGTTGGAGACTGTCAGTTCTGTCCCAACAAAAGATGAACAGGCAACCATCGCTAAGGAGTCACAGCCAAAGGAGTGA
- the LOC122643454 gene encoding WRKY transcription factor 22-like: protein MGDDWDLQAVVRGCYTTTATTSATICMEEPSYSSSCLPPPPPPPPLGLYQHDHNLLCFPNLETRTSLEELEALYKPFFPKFEPLSPGSISTSLFAHGGFKDRHQQQQQQQQQQQQQQQQKPLQQQKQSPQCLTVPTAAAAATTTTSHSQTPRSKRRKNQQKKVVRQVPAEGVSPDVWAWRKYGQKPIKGSPYPRGYYRCSSSKGCLARKQVERSRSDPGIMIITYTNEHNHPVPTHRNSLAGSTRHKFPTPQRSTGDEPGTPTNKPSCSSPASTTTGLSPTTPSTVTMEDELLQQSKQESREDEEEEMIEDNEEDSDLFIPDMVMGDDFFAGLDELSGGTTSGDTLDDCFSDHLPSTFPPSWLAHNAATAAGGS, encoded by the exons ATGGGAGACGATTGGGATCTACAGGCGGTGGTGAGAGGATGCtacaccaccaccgccaccaccagtGCCACAATCTGCATGGAAGAGCcctcttactcttcttcttgcttgcctccacctcctcctcctcctcctctgggTCTATACCAACATGACCATAATCTCCTCTGTTTCCCCAATCTTGAAACCCGAACATCTCTTGAGGAATTAGAGGCACTCTACAAGcctttcttccccaaatttgaACCTCTCTCCCCAGGTAGCATCTCTACTTCCCTTTTCGCCCATGGAGGATTCAAAGACCgccatcagcagcagcaacaacaacaacaacaacaacaacaacaacaacaacagaaacCACTGCAGCAACAAAAGCAGTCTCCGCAGTGTCTAACAGTACCTACCGCTGCTGCCGCTGCGACTACAACCACTAGTCATTCTCAGACCCCTCGATCGAAAAGAAG GAAGAATCAGCAGAAGAAGGTGGTGCGTCAGGTACCGGCAGAGGGTGTATCTCCGGATGTGTGGGCATGGCGTAAATATGGCCAGAAACCCATCAAAGGGTCACCTTATCCTAG GGGTTACTATAGATGTAGCAGCTCAAAAGGGTGTTTAGCGAGGAAACAAGTCGAACGGAGCCGCTCAGATCCAGGAATAATGATCATCACCTACACGAACGAGCACAACCACCCAGTCCCTACCCACCGGAACTCGCTCGCCGGCAGTACTCGCCATAAGTTCCCAACACCTCAGCGATCCACTGGTGACGAACCCGGAACACCTACCAACAAACCTTCGTGTTCTTCCCCTGCATCGACGACCACTGGCCTCTCTCCGACAACCCCTTCAACTGTAACCATGGAAGACGAGCTTCTGCAACAGTCCAAGCAAGAGAGCAGGGAAGAcgaagaggaagaaatgattGAGGACAACGAAGAAGACAGCGATCTCTTTATTCCCGATATGGTTATGGGAGACGACTTCTTTGCAGGTCTTGATGAACTCTCCGGAGGAACAACCAGTGGCGACACCTTGGATGATTGCTTTTCTGATCACCTTCCTTCAACTTTTCCACCTTCTTGGCTCGCTCATAACGCCGCCACCGCCGCTGGTGGCAGCTGA